In one Candidatus Nealsonbacteria bacterium genomic region, the following are encoded:
- the tsf gene encoding translation elongation factor Ts yields MISIEQIKKLRNKTGVSITECKKALEEAEGDIGKAKEILRKRGQDFAQKRLNRETKEGIINSYIHSGMKVGVLIELQCESDFVARSKDFHELAHELCLQIAASPSDGENPLLEQEWIKDQTKTVNELIDEYIAKFGENIILKRFTRYEL; encoded by the coding sequence ATGATTTCCATTGAACAAATCAAAAAACTTCGAAACAAAACAGGGGTTTCTATAACAGAATGTAAAAAAGCCTTAGAAGAAGCAGAGGGGGATATAGGAAAGGCTAAGGAGATTTTAAGAAAGCGAGGTCAGGATTTCGCTCAAAAGAGATTAAACAGAGAAACAAAAGAAGGAATAATCAACAGTTATATTCATTCTGGGATGAAAGTAGGTGTGCTTATTGAACTTCAATGTGAGTCAGATTTTGTTGCCCGCTCGAAAGATTTTCACGAATTAGCTCATGAACTATGTCTTCAAATTGCAGCCTCACCATCTGATGGAGAAAATCCTCTTCTTGAACAAGAATGGATAAAAGACCAAACAAAAACGGTTAATGAATTAATTGATGAGTACATTGCCAAGTTCGGTGAAAATATTATACTAAAAAGGTTTACTAGATATGAGTTATAA
- a CDS encoding aldolase: MKKTIRRLAEKPKINKDDVLIPLDVPKTMKKEYIENYLNMTRNSGRLMLFAGDQKIEHLNNDFYGKGIHPDDADPEHLFRVANKAKIGVLATQRGLIAKYGADYKDVQYLIKLNSKTNLVKTEQRDPLNGKITDIKEAIEFKKLSGLKILAVGYTVYLGSEYEVEMLREASRMVYEAHKNGLLTVLWMYPRGKAVKDEKDAHLIAGATGVAACLGTDFVKINPPKKDGEYVTEALKEAVLAAGRTKVVCAGGSSVDIKAFLKRLYEQIQIGIAGNATGRNIHQKSFKEAVSMCNAIYAITVEGKSLDEALKIYNISS, from the coding sequence ATGAAAAAAACAATCCGCCGATTGGCGGAAAAACCTAAAATAAACAAAGATGATGTCCTTATTCCATTAGATGTGCCAAAGACGATGAAAAAGGAATATATTGAAAATTATTTGAATATGACGCGGAACTCTGGTAGATTAATGCTTTTTGCTGGCGACCAGAAGATAGAACACCTTAATAATGATTTCTACGGAAAGGGAATTCATCCTGATGATGCTGACCCAGAACATCTTTTTAGAGTAGCTAACAAAGCTAAAATTGGAGTATTAGCCACTCAACGAGGTCTTATTGCTAAATATGGAGCTGATTATAAAGATGTTCAATATTTGATAAAACTCAACTCTAAAACGAACCTTGTAAAAACTGAACAAAGAGATCCCCTTAATGGGAAAATTACTGATATTAAGGAAGCTATTGAATTCAAGAAGCTCTCTGGTTTAAAAATATTAGCTGTGGGTTACACTGTTTATCTGGGTAGTGAGTATGAAGTTGAAATGTTAAGAGAAGCATCAAGAATGGTATATGAAGCTCACAAGAACGGTCTTTTAACAGTTCTTTGGATGTATCCCAGAGGGAAGGCAGTAAAGGATGAGAAGGATGCCCATTTAATTGCGGGAGCAACAGGAGTGGCAGCTTGTCTTGGCACAGATTTTGTTAAAATTAATCCTCCCAAAAAAGATGGAGAGTATGTAACAGAAGCCTTAAAGGAAGCGGTTCTGGCAGCTGGTAGAACTAAAGTTGTTTGTGCAGGGGGTTCTTCGGTAGATATTAAAGCCTTTCTTAAAAGATTATATGAACAGATTCAAATTGGTATAGCAGGTAATGCTACGGGAAGGAACATTCATCAAAAAAGTTTTAAGGAGGCAGTATCTATGTGTAATGCAATATATGCGATAACTGTGGAGGGTAAAAGTCTAGACGAAGCCCTAAAAATCTATAACATAAGTTCTTGA
- the rpmE gene encoding 50S ribosomal protein L31: MKKNIHPKYYPKAHVRCACGNTFTVGSTKEFIETEICSKCHPFYTGKEKVLGTVGQVQKFRKRLAKKKNAARNSK, encoded by the coding sequence ATGAAAAAAAACATTCATCCGAAATATTATCCTAAAGCCCATGTTAGGTGCGCCTGCGGAAATACTTTTACAGTAGGTTCTACTAAAGAATTTATTGAAACAGAAATTTGCTCAAAATGTCATCCTTTTTATACTGGAAAAGAGAAGGTTTTAGGTACTGTAGGTCAGGTCCAAAAGTTTAGAAAAAGATTAGCAAAAAAGAAAAATGCAGCAAGAAATAGCAAATAA
- a CDS encoding lytic murein transglycosylase gives MNFYKFHKLNIYKFFVVFLVLVFILPDLKIFALEDLEDFCQVENLDKQCQIYPQFECQRLLEKCRDYYEQKIAQAEGDITEAQKKERNYNNQVYILNRKIQKLKNQIYQSNLIIKDLGIQVSDTESSIEKTSLKIEDIGEHLVSILRTIYEEDQKSLVEILLSEDKFSDFFSNLMALETLNYKNQEFLQEIKDLKLYLEGQKQSLDQEREDLGRQVLIQKLQQQESEGTKEEQEYLLDKVKGEKAAYQKYLEEVKEKAQEIRNRIFKLAQIPESEAPTVEDAYSLAKYVESITGVRPAFLLGLLQIESRIGQNVGQCNCPSCKYPDVSWTRVMSKSQHESFLEITKELGLDPESVPVSCWVGGGKIQMGGAMGPAQFMPYTWLNPNNQERGYKKRVEQITGNVPANPWRIQDAFLAAGLYLADWGADSQKAYDEIGAATAYLCGTNRMTSRCINAGGRAYIYGWTGKDGIHRSGIMDYAAEFQEYIDKGVFENNNK, from the coding sequence ATGAATTTCTACAAATTTCATAAATTAAATATCTACAAATTTTTCGTTGTATTTTTGGTTTTAGTTTTTATTTTGCCTGACCTGAAGATTTTTGCCCTGGAGGATTTAGAAGATTTTTGCCAGGTGGAAAATCTTGATAAACAATGTCAAATTTATCCTCAATTTGAATGTCAGAGGTTATTGGAAAAATGTAGAGATTATTATGAACAAAAAATTGCTCAGGCAGAAGGAGATATTACAGAGGCACAAAAGAAAGAAAGAAATTATAATAACCAGGTTTATATTTTAAATAGGAAGATTCAGAAACTAAAAAACCAAATTTATCAGAGTAATTTAATAATTAAAGACCTTGGTATCCAGGTTAGTGATACAGAGTCTTCCATCGAAAAAACGTCGTTAAAAATTGAAGATATTGGAGAGCATTTGGTTAGTATCTTAAGAACTATTTACGAAGAAGACCAAAAATCTCTTGTTGAGATTTTACTTTCGGAAGATAAATTTTCTGATTTTTTCAGTAATTTAATGGCTCTGGAAACATTAAATTACAAAAACCAGGAGTTTTTACAAGAAATAAAAGATTTAAAACTATATTTGGAGGGTCAAAAGCAATCTTTGGATCAGGAAAGAGAAGATTTGGGAAGGCAGGTATTAATCCAGAAGCTCCAACAACAAGAAAGTGAGGGTACTAAAGAAGAACAGGAATATCTCTTAGATAAGGTAAAAGGAGAAAAAGCTGCCTACCAAAAATATTTAGAGGAAGTTAAAGAAAAGGCCCAGGAAATCAGAAACAGAATTTTTAAATTAGCTCAGATACCAGAGTCTGAAGCTCCAACCGTGGAAGATGCTTATTCTTTAGCAAAATACGTAGAGAGTATAACCGGAGTCCGCCCTGCTTTTTTACTTGGACTTTTACAAATTGAATCACGTATCGGTCAAAATGTTGGTCAATGCAATTGTCCTTCTTGTAAATATCCCGATGTTTCCTGGACAAGGGTGATGTCAAAAAGTCAGCATGAATCCTTTTTAGAGATTACTAAAGAATTAGGACTTGATCCAGAGAGTGTTCCTGTTTCCTGTTGGGTAGGCGGGGGAAAGATTCAGATGGGAGGAGCAATGGGTCCTGCTCAGTTTATGCCTTATACCTGGCTAAATCCCAACAATCAGGAAAGGGGATATAAAAAAAGAGTTGAACAAATTACAGGAAATGTACCTGCTAATCCCTGGAGAATTCAAGATGCTTTTTTAGCGGCCGGCCTCTATCTTGCTGACTGGGGAGCTGACTCTCAAAAAGCCTATGATGAAATTGGAGCTGCTACCGCCTATTTGTGCGGTACAAATAGGATGACTTCAAGATGTATTAATGCAGGAGGGAGGGCTTATATATATGGTTGGACAGGTAAAGATGGAATACACCGCTCGGGCATTATGGATTATGCTGCCGAATTTCAAGAATACATTGATAAAGGAGTTTTTGAGAACAACAATAAATAA
- a CDS encoding fimbria/pilus periplasmic chaperone — protein sequence MQKFIILFLIAVLIFPLIVSAKAGVGIGTGTIKIDEPLKPGGIYEFPSLGVSNTGDEPADYEMEIAYHSQQPQQRPSKEWFSFSPSLFYLEPKQSQRVVVKLTLPMKTKPGDYFAYLEVHPVVKAGPGATVGIAVATKLYFSVIPANAWQAITYRISSFWTIYSPWTWIVSGIALVAIIIAFLRKNFAFQIGVKKK from the coding sequence ATGCAAAAATTTATTATTCTTTTTTTGATAGCGGTTTTAATTTTTCCTTTGATAGTTTCTGCCAAAGCTGGTGTGGGAATAGGCACAGGCACAATTAAAATTGATGAACCCTTAAAACCGGGCGGAATTTATGAGTTTCCATCCTTGGGAGTTTCAAATACAGGAGACGAGCCTGCTGATTATGAAATGGAAATCGCTTATCATTCTCAGCAACCTCAGCAAAGACCCAGTAAAGAATGGTTTAGTTTTAGCCCCTCTTTATTTTATTTAGAACCAAAACAATCTCAGAGGGTAGTAGTGAAATTAACTTTGCCGATGAAAACTAAACCCGGGGATTATTTTGCCTATTTGGAAGTTCATCCAGTTGTTAAGGCTGGACCCGGCGCTACTGTTGGAATAGCAGTTGCCACTAAGCTTTATTTCAGCGTAATTCCGGCCAACGCTTGGCAGGCAATAACTTACAGGATTTCCTCTTTTTGGACAATATATTCTCCCTGGACTTGGATTGTTTCAGGCATAGCGCTAGTAGCCATAATCATTGCTTTCTTGAGGAAGAATTTTGCTTTTCAGATTGGGGTGAAGAAAAAATAA
- the ppsA gene encoding phosphoenolpyruvate synthase — MRKRAKKFILWLKDISEKDTPLVGGKNSSLGEMFSQLTKKGIDIPDGFVSTSRAYWYFLKKNGIDKKLKNIFKRFNPKNLNSLKQTGKAARQVILKGRFPEDLREQILKNYKKLSRKYGEKETDVAVRSSATAEDLKTASFAGQMETFLNVRSEKELLKAIKKCMASLFTDRGISYREEKGFEHLKIALSVGVQKMVRSDLASSGVIFTLDTETGFKNVVLINSIFGIGEMIVKGRITPDEFYVFKPTLKKGYKSIIIRNLGRKTRKHIYNKKGGLKEVTVSKKDQLRFSLTDKEILTLARWACQIEDHYKYPQDIEWAKDGKSNKLFIVQSRPETVHAPKIGKTYQEYEIKTKKSPIITGIPIGNKIGQGKVRVIPNVSKIGQFQKGEVLVTTMTDPDWLPIMRIASAIITDEGGKTCHSAIVSRELGIPCIVGTKKATDILKTNQEVTVDCTRGRIFSGKILFKIKRYNLKKIPKLPVKIVLNLGAPEIAFKSSFLPADGVGLAREEFIIAEKIRIHPLALYHYKKIKNRIKNRKIKAEIDRLTVGYKDKKRYFIDKLAEGISQIASAFYPKEVIVRLSDFKTNEYAALIGGEQFEPKEANPMLGWRGASRYYDKEFRPAFEMECQAIKKAREVFGLKNIWIMVPFCRTVKEGKKVIDLMAKNGLKRGKGNLKIIVMCEIPSNVILAKEFLEIFDGMSIGSNDLTQLTLGIDRDSAKIAHIADERNEAVKKMIAKVIKECRKRKKYIGICGEAASMPDFARFLISHKIEALSVNPDSVIPTILAVAKRKRSTLR, encoded by the coding sequence ATGAGAAAAAGAGCTAAAAAATTCATCCTTTGGTTAAAAGATATTTCAGAAAAAGATACCCCTTTGGTAGGTGGTAAAAATTCTTCTTTAGGAGAGATGTTCTCTCAGCTAACTAAGAAAGGAATAGATATTCCAGATGGTTTTGTTTCAACGTCTAGGGCTTATTGGTACTTTTTAAAAAAGAACGGAATTGATAAAAAATTAAAAAATATTTTTAAGAGATTTAATCCAAAGAATTTGAATAGCTTAAAACAAACAGGAAAGGCTGCCCGCCAAGTTATTTTAAAAGGCAGGTTTCCTGAAGACTTAAGAGAACAAATCCTAAAAAATTACAAAAAATTATCCCGAAAATATGGTGAAAAAGAGACAGATGTTGCAGTAAGGTCTTCAGCAACTGCTGAAGACCTAAAGACTGCTTCTTTTGCAGGACAGATGGAAACCTTTTTAAATGTTAGGAGTGAAAAGGAGCTTCTAAAAGCCATTAAAAAATGCATGGCTTCTTTGTTTACTGACAGGGGTATTTCCTATCGAGAAGAAAAAGGGTTTGAGCATTTAAAAATTGCTTTATCTGTAGGAGTTCAAAAGATGGTAAGGTCAGATTTAGCTTCTTCAGGGGTGATATTTACTCTTGATACGGAGACGGGTTTTAAAAATGTAGTTTTAATCAACTCTATTTTTGGAATAGGGGAGATGATTGTTAAGGGAAGGATTACGCCCGATGAATTTTATGTTTTTAAACCCACTCTCAAGAAAGGATATAAATCTATAATTATCAGGAATTTAGGAAGAAAAACCAGAAAACATATCTATAATAAAAAAGGTGGATTAAAGGAAGTGACAGTTTCCAAAAAAGATCAGTTAAGGTTTTCTTTAACTGACAAGGAAATATTAACCTTGGCTCGTTGGGCTTGTCAGATTGAAGACCATTATAAGTACCCTCAAGATATTGAGTGGGCAAAAGATGGAAAATCAAATAAATTATTTATTGTTCAATCCAGACCTGAAACCGTCCATGCTCCAAAAATTGGAAAAACTTACCAGGAATATGAAATTAAGACTAAAAAAAGTCCAATTATAACTGGTATTCCTATTGGTAACAAAATTGGTCAGGGAAAGGTGAGAGTAATTCCCAATGTTTCAAAGATAGGTCAATTTCAAAAAGGAGAGGTTTTGGTAACAACAATGACTGACCCTGATTGGCTTCCTATAATGAGGATAGCTTCAGCAATTATTACTGATGAAGGAGGTAAAACCTGTCATTCGGCAATAGTAAGTCGGGAGCTTGGCATTCCATGTATTGTTGGAACAAAAAAAGCAACAGATATTCTAAAAACAAATCAAGAGGTAACCGTAGATTGTACCCGGGGAAGAATATTTTCAGGAAAGATTCTTTTTAAAATCAAAAGATATAATTTGAAAAAAATCCCAAAGTTGCCTGTAAAAATTGTATTGAATTTAGGAGCTCCAGAAATTGCATTTAAATCCTCGTTTTTGCCAGCTGACGGTGTGGGTTTAGCCAGAGAAGAATTTATAATAGCAGAGAAAATAAGGATTCACCCTTTAGCTCTTTATCATTACAAGAAGATAAAAAACAGAATAAAAAACAGAAAAATAAAAGCTGAAATTGATAGATTAACTGTTGGCTACAAAGATAAAAAAAGATACTTTATTGATAAATTAGCAGAGGGAATTTCTCAGATAGCATCAGCCTTTTATCCTAAAGAAGTAATTGTTCGGCTTTCTGATTTTAAAACAAATGAATATGCAGCCTTAATAGGCGGAGAACAATTTGAACCAAAAGAAGCTAATCCCATGTTAGGGTGGAGGGGAGCTTCAAGATATTATGACAAGGAATTTAGACCTGCTTTTGAAATGGAGTGCCAGGCCATTAAAAAGGCAAGAGAGGTCTTTGGTTTAAAGAATATCTGGATAATGGTTCCTTTCTGCCGTACAGTTAAAGAAGGCAAAAAAGTAATTGATTTAATGGCAAAAAACGGATTAAAAAGAGGAAAAGGTAATTTGAAAATCATTGTTATGTGCGAGATTCCTTCAAATGTCATCTTAGCTAAAGAATTTTTGGAAATCTTTGATGGAATGAGCATAGGTTCTAACGACTTAACTCAATTAACCCTGGGAATAGATAGGGACAGCGCTAAAATAGCTCATATTGCTGATGAAAGAAATGAAGCTGTTAAAAAAATGATAGCAAAGGTTATTAAAGAATGCAGGAAAAGAAAAAAATATATTGGGATTTGCGGTGAGGCTGCCTCTATGCCTGATTTCGCTAGATTTTTAATTAGCCACAAAATAGAAGCTCTCTCGGTGAATCCGGATTCTGTAATACCAACAATTTTAGCAGTAGCTAAAAGAAAAAGGTCAACCCTTCGATGA
- the rpsB gene encoding 30S ribosomal protein S2, whose translation MTGKEKEKIDFGINTEEMAKAGVHFGHKSSKLHPKMGPYLYGVRNGIHIIDLKETKEKLEKALKFIENLISENKALLVVGTKIQIKDLVKNFAKECGLLYVSERWLGGTFTNFEVIKKRINHFKELEDKRAKGELEKYTKRERAKIDLELKNFERKFGGIKDMEDLPDAILILSMEKDNLVVKEAIKKNIKIIAISDSNTDPTLADYPIPANDDAVSSVKYILEKVKDVILKARQEVSKKNL comes from the coding sequence ATGACAGGAAAAGAAAAAGAAAAAATTGATTTCGGTATTAATACTGAAGAAATGGCTAAGGCAGGCGTGCATTTCGGCCATAAAAGCTCAAAACTCCATCCTAAAATGGGACCTTATTTATATGGAGTTAGAAATGGTATTCACATTATCGATTTAAAGGAAACAAAAGAAAAGCTTGAGAAAGCTTTAAAGTTTATAGAAAATTTAATCTCTGAAAACAAAGCCTTATTAGTGGTGGGAACAAAAATTCAAATTAAAGATTTGGTGAAAAATTTTGCTAAAGAATGCGGTCTTCTATACGTCAGTGAAAGGTGGTTAGGCGGGACATTTACTAACTTTGAGGTAATAAAAAAAAGAATTAATCATTTTAAGGAACTGGAAGACAAAAGAGCTAAGGGGGAATTGGAAAAATATACAAAAAGAGAAAGAGCTAAAATTGATTTAGAATTAAAAAATTTTGAAAGAAAATTCGGTGGAATAAAAGATATGGAAGATTTACCTGACGCTATCCTTATTTTAAGTATGGAAAAAGACAATTTAGTTGTAAAAGAAGCAATAAAGAAAAATATAAAGATTATTGCTATTTCAGACAGTAATACAGACCCGACTTTAGCTGATTACCCAATTCCAGCTAATGATGATGCCGTAAGCTCGGTGAAATATATATTAGAAAAAGTAAAAGATGTTATATTAAAAGCAAGACAAGAAGTAAGCAAGAAAAACTTATGA
- a CDS encoding 50S ribosomal protein L25: MLLLSAKIRKDTKKVLKNLREKEILPAVLYGSKIKNLNLELNLKEFEKVYKEAGESSLVSLNVEGQKEKFLVLIYDIQFASLSGKPIHVDLYQPALKEEVEVTVPIIIEGKSLAVKNLEGTLVKNITDIEIRALPQKLPKEIKVNVERLKTFDDYILIKDLQLPEGVKVLRDPEEILISVSPPEKVEEEKPAEEKPKEEEKKEEEEKIEEKKIEEKKKEPFSAKATKGEGKGKGKTN; this comes from the coding sequence ATGCTTTTGCTTTCAGCTAAAATTCGAAAAGACACTAAAAAAGTATTAAAAAACTTGAGGGAAAAGGAGATTCTTCCTGCTGTTTTGTATGGGTCAAAGATTAAGAATTTGAACTTAGAACTTAATTTAAAAGAATTTGAGAAGGTCTACAAAGAGGCAGGAGAAAGTTCTTTAGTTTCGCTTAATGTTGAAGGTCAAAAAGAAAAATTCTTGGTCTTAATTTATGATATTCAGTTTGCTTCTCTAAGCGGAAAACCAATTCACGTTGATTTATATCAACCCGCTCTCAAAGAAGAAGTTGAAGTAACAGTACCCATAATTATTGAAGGAAAGTCTCTGGCAGTAAAAAATCTGGAAGGCACTTTAGTTAAGAATATTACAGATATTGAAATAAGGGCTTTGCCTCAAAAACTCCCAAAAGAGATTAAAGTGAACGTAGAAAGACTAAAAACCTTTGATGATTATATTCTAATTAAGGATTTACAGCTTCCAGAAGGAGTAAAAGTTTTAAGAGACCCCGAAGAGATTTTAATCTCTGTTTCTCCGCCAGAGAAAGTTGAAGAGGAAAAACCGGCAGAAGAAAAACCAAAAGAGGAAGAGAAAAAGGAAGAGGAAGAGAAGATTGAGGAAAAGAAGATTGAGGAAAAGAAGAAGGAACCTTTCTCCGCCAAAGCTACAAAGGGCGAGGGAAAAGGAAAAGGGAAAACTAATTGA
- a CDS encoding class I SAM-dependent methyltransferase, whose amino-acid sequence MMWYLIFSKIYEKAGQRMCKECKDFIKSGSKILDLGCGPAIITKVFQNFFQAEIVGVDILDRRIFPIPFKIINGKSLPFSGNNFDAVLIAYVLHHSQDPIVLLKEAKRVTKDKIFIYEDLPEGIISSFFCKLHGFSFDKLFHNRDKTTFKREKEWGNIFKNLKLKVIFQKEVSSRLTPIRKKLFVLEK is encoded by the coding sequence ATGATGTGGTATCTGATTTTTTCTAAAATTTATGAAAAAGCCGGTCAAAGGATGTGTAAGGAGTGTAAAGATTTTATCAAAAGTGGTTCTAAAATACTTGATTTGGGTTGTGGTCCCGCGATAATAACGAAGGTTTTTCAAAATTTTTTTCAGGCAGAGATTGTGGGAGTTGATATTTTAGATAGAAGGATATTTCCCATACCTTTTAAGATAATTAATGGAAAATCGCTTCCTTTCTCCGGTAATAATTTTGATGCCGTACTAATAGCCTATGTTTTACACCACAGTCAAGATCCTATAGTTCTTTTAAAAGAAGCTAAAAGGGTTACAAAAGATAAAATTTTTATTTACGAAGATTTACCAGAAGGAATTATTTCATCGTTTTTTTGTAAACTTCACGGATTTTCATTTGATAAGTTATTTCATAATAGAGATAAAACTACTTTTAAAAGAGAAAAAGAGTGGGGGAATATTTTTAAAAATTTGAAACTAAAAGTAATTTTTCAAAAAGAAGTTTCTTCAAGATTAACTCCAATAAGAAAAAAATTATTTGTATTGGAAAAGTAG
- a CDS encoding fructose-1,6-bisphosphatase translates to MLLKEHLLKNLDKKLASLIFEISKMCELIRRELPYRRGKTKMRNVFGEVQLVIDDWANQFIIEELRKTNLVKTLISEEEADVVQMSKNGIFNISIDPLDGSSNIESNNLVGTIIGVSKKEFPTPGKNQIAAMYMLYGPLDTLVYATKKGVNEFLLTNEGFILTKQNIKLPQKGKLYSMGGLRKDWLPEFKEFVEGVEEKGYKLRYGGSFVGDSNQILHYGGIFAYPSLVGKPDGKLRLVSESNPVSFIIEQAGGRSSNGKKSILDIKYTSLQQRTPTYVGNKDLIEKLEKTLE, encoded by the coding sequence ATGTTGTTAAAGGAACATTTACTAAAAAATTTAGACAAAAAATTAGCATCTTTGATTTTTGAAATAAGTAAAATGTGTGAATTGATAAGAAGAGAACTTCCTTACAGAAGAGGTAAGACAAAGATGAGGAATGTTTTTGGAGAGGTTCAGTTGGTTATTGATGATTGGGCCAATCAATTTATAATAGAAGAGCTTAGGAAAACTAATTTAGTAAAAACTCTAATTTCTGAAGAGGAAGCAGATGTTGTTCAGATGAGTAAAAATGGAATTTTCAACATAAGCATCGATCCATTAGACGGTTCTTCTAATATAGAAAGTAATAATTTAGTTGGTACTATAATAGGGGTATCCAAGAAAGAGTTTCCTACGCCAGGAAAGAATCAAATAGCTGCTATGTATATGCTGTATGGTCCGCTCGATACGTTAGTTTATGCAACTAAGAAAGGCGTTAATGAGTTTTTACTGACGAATGAAGGATTCATTTTAACAAAACAGAACATAAAACTTCCCCAAAAAGGTAAACTGTATAGTATGGGTGGACTGAGAAAGGATTGGCTTCCTGAGTTTAAAGAATTTGTTGAAGGAGTGGAAGAAAAAGGTTATAAATTAAGGTACGGTGGTTCTTTTGTTGGCGATTCAAACCAGATTCTCCATTATGGTGGAATTTTTGCTTACCCTTCTTTAGTAGGCAAACCAGATGGTAAGCTCAGATTAGTATCTGAGTCAAATCCTGTATCTTTTATTATAGAACAGGCCGGCGGTCGCTCTTCTAATGGGAAAAAATCGATATTAGATATAAAATATACTTCCTTACAACAGAGAACTCCAACTTATGTTGGAAATAAAGACCTTATTGAAAAATTAGAGAAAACATTAGAATAA
- a CDS encoding PCRF domain-containing protein, with protein sequence MQQEIANNKKKESIIVEIRAGTGGEEAALFAADLFKMYSRYAQSQGWKQRTLDSHFTDLGGLKQIAFELKNGDVLSEMKYEGGVHRVQRIPKTEKSGRIHTSTATVAVLLKPKKTEINIKPEDLKIDVYRASGPGGQYVNKRETAVRVTHLPTGITTTSQAERNQLQNKENAMTILKAKLLERKEVEELEKFGKKRRSQIGWAKRVEKIRTYNFPQNRITDHRIKKSWHNIEKIMGGKLYPVIKVLRKKLQ encoded by the coding sequence ATGCAGCAAGAAATAGCAAATAATAAAAAGAAGGAATCAATTATAGTAGAAATTCGAGCAGGAACAGGCGGAGAAGAGGCTGCTTTGTTTGCAGCAGATTTATTTAAAATGTACTCAAGATATGCTCAAAGCCAGGGTTGGAAACAAAGGACATTAGACTCTCATTTTACTGACCTGGGTGGTTTAAAGCAAATTGCATTTGAGTTAAAAAACGGAGATGTCCTTTCTGAGATGAAATACGAAGGCGGCGTCCATCGAGTCCAAAGAATCCCTAAAACTGAAAAATCAGGAAGAATCCATACATCAACAGCTACGGTAGCTGTTTTATTAAAACCCAAAAAGACTGAAATAAATATAAAACCTGAAGATTTAAAAATTGATGTCTACCGCGCTTCAGGTCCTGGAGGTCAGTATGTAAACAAAAGAGAAACCGCAGTAAGAGTTACTCATTTACCAACCGGAATTACTACTACTTCTCAGGCCGAGAGAAATCAACTTCAAAACAAAGAAAATGCAATGACAATATTAAAAGCTAAGCTTTTAGAAAGAAAAGAAGTGGAGGAATTAGAAAAGTTTGGCAAAAAAAGAAGGTCTCAAATTGGCTGGGCAAAAAGAGTAGAAAAAATCAGAACATATAATTTCCCTCAAAATAGAATAACCGATCACCGCATTAAAAAGAGCTGGCACAATATTGAAAAAATTATGGGAGGAAAATTATATCCTGTTATTAAAGTTTTAAGAAAAAAACTTCAATAA